The DNA region CAATGAGGAGTTAAATAAAATTCGTAGACAATCGGGTGTATCAGACCGAGGTAGCAAATTCATTTTGCTCAAGAATGGCAAGGATTTAACAGCAGAAGAAAAGACAAAGTTAGAAGAGATTCTGAAACGGTCAAAGCGATTAGGAAAAGCCTATGAGTGGAAAGAAGAGTTTCGCGCGATTTATGAACAACCATTAACCGTTGAGGAAGGCAAGCGTCAGATCCAAGGGTGGCTCGATCAAGCGCGAGTCGTCTATAGTGAAGCAAGCACAACAATTCGTAACCATTTAGATGGGATTAGCAACTACTTTCGGAATCGCACAACGAGTGGCGCAATGGAGGGAATCAACAACCGAATTAAATTGATTAAACGGCAAGCTTATGGCTTTGTCAATTTCAACAATTTTCGAGAAAGACTATTAGCCTGCTTCTCTGATTAAATAAAGTTATCACAGTACTAACGGGAGAACCAGATGGATTAATCAGGGTGGAACCTATATAGTGAAGCTATGGTCTGGAAGTGAACGCTGGTCTGAAAAGTTTGAGTTAAAGTCTAGTTTTTCAATTGACCAACCAAGACCAATTTCTTCAATCCAAGTTTGCGATCGCAGTCATCACTCTATTGAAATTCCACGACAAATCTCTTCAAGTGGCGAATTCTGGTTGGAAGAGTTAGCTTTACAAAACTTATGGCCTTTAGAAGAAGTCGGATTTTTCCTTTCCAATAAACGGGAAGTTTACAAGTTTATCAGGCAAGCTAATGTATCTGGAATTTTATCTCTTAATTTAGCGGCACTGCGCGATGTTTTATCTGAGTCAGATTGGTACGGGTTGAGCTATCAACGAGCGGGGGAAGAACGCTGGGGCTTGCTTGAAATATCTACTGGGGAATCAGTAAGCTACACATGGACGCAGCAAGCTCTTCATCTATCAGGAGAGTGCATCCCACATTTGCGATGAGTATAAGTGCTTAGGGCTATGTTTGGGAGACAACGCTAAACTTTGAGCATTCCACCTTTAGCCGATAACTCCAATGGACGCTGAGAAAAAAGCCCAAATTCAAGCCCATGCTCGTGCCCTTGCCGCTCTGCTGTACGAGGAAACCGACCCGGAGCAAGTA from Leptodesmis sichuanensis A121 includes:
- a CDS encoding ISL3 family transposase — encoded protein: MSKRKGHQNFATVIGDVEAGKLIEVIDSHQQEDIIETLKQQPIEVRAKVEEVSVDMWGGFPKVVKKVFPNAVVVIDRFHVMKLVNEELNKIRRQSGVSDRGSKFILLKNGKDLTAEEKTKLEEILKRSKRLGKAYEWKEEFRAIYEQPLTVEEGKRQIQGWLDQARVVYSEASTTIRNHLDGISNYFRNRTTSGAMEGINNRIKLIKRQAYGFVNFNNFRERLLACFSD